GCCGGGTACGCGAGCCATCGCGATAGAATAGCCCAAAGTGGGTGAGAATGTACCGCTGGTGATCACGCCCTGGTGCTCAACGCCATTGGCGTCGGTAAAAAACACTGGCATATCATGGCGCAGAACGCCCTTCTCTTCCATCACCAGACCGACTAATTTGTCGCTGCCCTTGGCCTTGATGGCTTCCAATGCTTCACGGCCGATAAAGTCGCGATCCGCCGGTTCCCATGCAATGGTCCAGCCCATGTTGGCGGCCAGTGGGTTGACGCTTTCGTCCATGTCCTGACCGTAGAGGTTCATACCGGCTTCCAGACGCAGGGTATCACGGGCACCCAGACCACATGGCTGCACACCGGCATCCAGCAGGGCTTGCCACAGGGCCTCGGCTTCGGCTTCAGGCACGATAATCTCGTAACCGGCTTCGCCGGTGTAACCTGTGGTAGCAATAAAGAGGCTGCCGGCCTGCTTGCCGAAGAAAGGCTTCATGCCTTCGATGGCGGCGTTTTGCTCGGCGGTAAATACGGTGGCGGCTTTGGCCTTGGCGTTAGGACCCTGCACGGCAATCATGGCCAGTTCAGGACGCTCGGTGATGGTAACGTCGAAGCCTTTGGCCTGTTCGCCAATCCACGCCAGATCTTTTTCGCGGGTCGCAGAGTTAACTACCACGCGGTATTGGGTATCGCTGAGATAGTAGGTGATGAGGTCGTCGATGACGCCGCCGTCGTGGTTCAGCATGCCGCCGTAGAGGGCTTTGCCGGGAACGGTCAGTTTGGCAATGTCGTTAGCCAGCAGTTTGCGCAGGAAAGCGCGGGCATCGGCACCTTCAACGTCCACCACAGTCATGTGAGATACGTCGAACATACCGGCGTCACGGCGCACGGCATGGTGCTCTTCGATTTGGGAGCCATAGTTGAGGGGCATATCCCAGCCGTGGAAGTCCACCATCTTGGCGTTCGATTCCAGGTGCTTGCTAAAGAGTACAGTTTTATTAGCCATTATTATCCCTTCTATCCGGGGCTTTGGTGCCAAAAATAGAAACGGCACCTGGTTAAAATGCGGCGAAATTATACCTTGCGTCACAAATTTGTATACAAGAGAATTTTCTAATCCGAACAACAAGGCATTAGTTTTTCTTATGAAAAAACCAGAAAAAACTAATCTTCAGAAGTCGCATTACAATTTTTGGCCGCCAATTGTTTGATATTTGCTGCAAAAATCGCCTTTAACGCCTGCCTGGTCGGCAGCTGTTATCAAATATTTCACAGAGACTGTTTGCTTATCTGCCCATGGCCTGTTTGATGAACACTGTTTTCAGTCCAGGCAGCTTATCCACCAGATTCAGCCCCAGATCC
The window above is part of the Shewanella litorisediminis genome. Proteins encoded here:
- the gcvT gene encoding glycine cleavage system aminomethyltransferase GcvT codes for the protein MANKTVLFSKHLESNAKMVDFHGWDMPLNYGSQIEEHHAVRRDAGMFDVSHMTVVDVEGADARAFLRKLLANDIAKLTVPGKALYGGMLNHDGGVIDDLITYYLSDTQYRVVVNSATREKDLAWIGEQAKGFDVTITERPELAMIAVQGPNAKAKAATVFTAEQNAAIEGMKPFFGKQAGSLFIATTGYTGEAGYEIIVPEAEAEALWQALLDAGVQPCGLGARDTLRLEAGMNLYGQDMDESVNPLAANMGWTIAWEPADRDFIGREALEAIKAKGSDKLVGLVMEEKGVLRHDMPVFFTDANGVEHQGVITSGTFSPTLGYSIAMARVPGAIGDTAEVEMRKKRVTVRVIAPSFVRNGKQAF